The following are encoded together in the Monodelphis domestica isolate mMonDom1 chromosome 5, mMonDom1.pri, whole genome shotgun sequence genome:
- the IL2RB gene encoding interleukin-2 receptor subunit beta, whose amino-acid sequence MQPPYQMGPHSQLHPMSMTTYSPLPWYLPFFLLLFALPLIQGALKDSSQLSCFYNSRANISCTWSPEPTLRVEQCRIYAKSKLRTENQSCELLHVGPTFWTCNLILGEFNRQSLTAADVMVMTVSCLMGEQRFVMEEDFEPFQRIRLMTLNDLSLNQQEEHTYNVSWNVPMCSHYLDKYLVFEARYRIQGKPWEEAAVLSIKQDQRWVCIEKLSPDTQYEFQVRGKPERMTSAAVWSPWSQTLVFRTKPQGSNFNYWLPHLIMGLCGTVAIILLLLLVYKWYPQKWLKKILKYHTPDPSKFFSPLSTEHGGDFQKWLSSPFPTASFSTSILAPEISPLEVMQKEDPNLGLLLSKELVPAYRSPETSGHSLSSCFTNQGYFFFHLPDALEVESCQVYFTYEPFNEEEEENKVEGNQGSLMPQLHPGGPEDDSYCTFPPGDDMILFSPRLFQSPGNNLGPQSISCPGKEIKKETLPPEEHIATNPSCNPCFSALQNSLDLRPESVQNGSLLLGSGLGSVPPFPSADVPSAADQTRAVSSSYPVLNTGAYLSLGELQNQYQTHSA is encoded by the exons ATGCAGCCCCCTTACCAGATG ggaCCTCATTCTCAACTTCATCCTATGAGTATGACCACCTATTCTCCTCTTCCATGGTacctacctttcttcctcctcctcttcgcTCTTCCTTTGATCCAAGGAGCCTTAAAAG ACTCTTCTCAGCTCTCTTGCTTCTATAACTCAAGAGCCAATATCTCCTGCACCTGGAGCCCAGAGCCTACTTTGAGGGTTGAGCAGTGTCGGATCTATGCCAAGTCCAAGCTGCG GACAGAGAACCAAAGCTGTGAGCTTCTCCATGTGGGGCCAACATTCTGGACCTGTAACTTGATCTTAGGAGAATTCAAT CGTCAATCTCTGACTGCTGCTGATGTCATGGTCATGACAGTGAGCTGTCTAATGGGAGAACAGAGGTTTGTCATGGAAGAGGACTTCGAACCCTTTCAGAGGA tCCGACTGATGACCCTCAATGACCTCTCTCTAAACCAGCAAGAAGAACACACCTACAATGTGTCCTGGAATGTTCCTATGTGCTCCCATTACCTGGACAAATACCTGGTGTTCGAGGCTAGATATCGGATTCAGGGAAAACCCTGGGAG GAAGCTGCTGTGCTGTCCATAAAGCAAGATCAGAGGTGGGTCTGCATTGAAAAGCTCTCTCCTGACACGCAGTATGAATTCCAGGTCCGAGGCAAACCGGAAAGAATGACATCTGCAGCAGTCTGGAGCCCCTGGAGCCAGACCCTGGTCTTCCGGACAAAACCACAAG gGTCTAACTTTAATTACTGGCTGCCCCACTTGATTATGGGTCTTTGTGGCACTGTGGCCATCATCCTCCTGCTCCTACTGGTGTACAAGTGGTACCCCCAGAAATG GCTGAAGAAGATTCTAAAATATCACACTCCAGatccttccaaattcttttccccaTTGAGCACAGAGCATGGAGGAGATTTCCAG AAGtggctttcttctccttttcctaccGCCTCCTTCTCCACCAGCATTTTGGCCCCAGAAATCTCTCCACTGGAGGTGATGCAGAAGGAAGACCCAAACCTGGGCTTGTTGCTTTCCAAGGAACTGGTTCCAGCCTATAGATCCCCAGAGACCAGTGGCCAttccctctccagctgcttcaCCAACCAGGGTTACTTTTTCTTCCACCTTCCTGATGCTCTGGAGGTTGAGTCCTGCCAGGTATATTTCACTTATGAGCCTTtcaatgaggaagaggaggagaacaaAGTGGAAGGGAATCAGGGCTCCCTAATGCCCCAGCTGCACCCTGGTGGCCCTGAGGATGACTCATACTGCACTTTCCCCCCTGGAGATGACATGATCCTCTTCTCTCCCAGGCTCTTCCAGAGCCCTGGGAATAATTTGGGACCCCAGAGCATCTCTTGTCCAGGAAAGGAGATCAAAAAGGAGACTTTGCCCCCTGAAGAGCACATAGCTACTAATCCATCTTGTAACCCCTGTTTCTCAGCACTCCAGAATTCCTTGGACTTAAGACCTGAATCAGTCCAGAATGGGAGCCTTCTTCTAGGCTCTGGACTGGGGTctgtccctccctttccctctgcaGATGTTCCCTCTGCAGCAGACCAAACTCGGGCTGTCTCCTCTTCCTACCCAGTCCTGAACACTGGTGCCTATCTCTCCCTGGGAGAACTTCAAAATCAATACCAGACCCATTCAGCCTAA